From Haliotis asinina isolate JCU_RB_2024 chromosome 8, JCU_Hal_asi_v2, whole genome shotgun sequence, a single genomic window includes:
- the LOC137294621 gene encoding leucine repeat adapter protein 25-like translates to MSEDNDTTLAMSQIPGLPPLPRCFSGLLGSDSSQWRETEKMHTLKANLLEELAQESLCEADQGESGVPSTTNVVNGEVESPISTPHPTSSFSRLNASLTTLRREMVDLRQLDMSLLCQLWSLHEAIQEYKAVMQDRYSETNSECSFGTGMSSRVGSFSSLNDDSDWNDQDYHMQPEPDYHLANSIHSSTSSLLQQINQLKERVDAEF, encoded by the exons ATGTCAGAAGACAACGACACCACGTTGGCCATGTCGCAAATACCCGGTTTACCACCCCTGCCCCGGTGTTTTAGCGGCTTGTTGGGGTCGGACAGTTCTCAGTGGCGAGAGACGGAAAAGATGCACACTTTAAAAGCAAACCTGTTAGAGGAACTGGCACAGGAGTCTCTTTGTGAGGCGGACCAGGGGGAGAGTGGAGTACCATCTACGACAAACGTTGTGAACGGAGAGGTGGAGTCTCCTATCTCTACCCCTCACCCAACATCATCGTTTTCAAGACTCAACGCATCACTCACAACACTGAGGAGGGAAATG GTGGACCTCCGGCAGCTGGACATGTCACTGTTGTGTCAGTTGTGGTCACTACACGAAGCCATCCAGGAGTACAAGGCGGTCATGCAGGACCGGTACTCCGAGACAAACTCTGAGTGTTCCTTTGGGACCGGGATGTCCAGCAGAGTAGGCTCCTTCTCCAGCCTCAACGATGACAGCGACTGGAATGACCAAGACTATCACATGCAGCCTGAACCAGACTACCATCTGGCAAACTCCATACACAGCAGCACTTCCAGCCTTCTCCAGCAGATCAACCAGCTGAAGGAGAGAGTTGATGCAGAGTTCTGA